The Emcibacteraceae bacterium genome window below encodes:
- a CDS encoding response regulator — protein MQNKKIRTLLVDDEPLALKGLTLRLESFEDIQIVGTASNGREAIKKIRAEKPDLVFLDIQMPGLDGFDVVKALANEQLPIIIFATAFDKYAIQAFETHASDYLLKPIDEERLEKTIIKVREQIAEHIAIEQNARLIDLIRSLDTPPAIELSEILTSDDISNKKQFESHFNIKDRGEITLVDVSTIEWIDAAGDYMCLHTSDKTHILRETMKNMDKRLDPEIFKRIHRSTIVNINMIEKLQTAAGGKYIITLKNGSELQASRNYREALSRFL, from the coding sequence ATGCAGAATAAAAAAATCCGTACCCTACTTGTTGATGATGAACCGTTGGCCCTTAAGGGGCTCACTTTAAGACTGGAATCATTCGAAGATATTCAAATTGTCGGAACCGCATCGAATGGCCGTGAAGCCATAAAAAAAATCAGGGCGGAAAAACCGGATTTGGTTTTTCTTGATATTCAGATGCCCGGCCTTGACGGGTTTGACGTCGTAAAAGCTCTTGCCAATGAACAGCTTCCCATCATCATCTTTGCAACCGCCTTTGATAAATATGCCATCCAGGCTTTTGAAACCCATGCCTCGGATTATCTCCTGAAACCAATTGATGAGGAGCGGCTGGAAAAAACGATAATCAAAGTTCGAGAACAAATTGCAGAGCATATCGCTATTGAGCAAAACGCAAGACTTATAGATCTGATCCGTTCCCTTGATACGCCGCCGGCGATAGAGCTGTCGGAGATACTGACATCTGACGATATTTCAAACAAAAAACAGTTTGAAAGTCATTTTAACATCAAAGACCGTGGGGAAATTACCCTCGTCGATGTCAGCACCATTGAATGGATTGATGCAGCGGGGGATTATATGTGCCTTCATACAAGTGATAAAACCCATATCCTACGTGAAACTATGAAAAATATGGACAAGCGTCTTGATCCGGAAATATTCAAACGTATCCATCGCTCAACCATCGTCAATATCAATATGATAGAAAAACTTCAGACGGCAGCCGGTGGGAAATATATTATTACCCTTAAAAACGGATCAGAACTGCAGGCAAGCCGCAATTATCGAGAAGCACTTAGCCGGTTCCTATAA
- a CDS encoding DUF692 domain-containing protein has translation MKNSKIDNDFLGYGLGLRTDHYEEILSGDPPIDWFEIISENYMVKGGRQLYHLDRIKERYPLVMHGVSMSIGSSDPLNMDYLNDLKMLAERVQPKWISDHLCWTSHGGHNTHDLMPLPYNQETLNHVAGRVKQVQDFLGQRILLENASSYVTYKASDMTEWEFLRHLSEEADCLILLDVNNIYVSGFNHDFDPKTYIDYMDPQRICQIHLAGHENNGDYIIDTHDHPVIDDVWELYDYTVRKLGHITTMIERDDHIPPLAELIEEVKRARAIGERQC, from the coding sequence ATGAAAAATTCCAAAATTGACAATGATTTTCTGGGTTATGGACTAGGTCTGCGCACAGATCATTATGAGGAAATTTTGTCAGGTGACCCGCCCATTGACTGGTTCGAAATAATCTCAGAAAATTATATGGTGAAGGGCGGGCGTCAATTATACCATCTTGACCGGATTAAAGAACGCTATCCACTTGTCATGCACGGCGTTTCCATGAGCATCGGCTCCAGCGATCCTCTTAACATGGATTATCTCAACGATCTTAAGATGCTGGCTGAACGGGTGCAGCCAAAATGGATTTCCGATCATCTTTGCTGGACCAGCCATGGGGGGCATAATACCCATGATCTGATGCCACTTCCCTATAACCAGGAAACACTTAATCATGTGGCTGGTCGCGTGAAACAGGTTCAGGATTTTCTTGGTCAGCGAATATTGCTGGAAAACGCCTCAAGTTATGTGACCTATAAGGCCTCAGACATGACAGAATGGGAATTTTTGCGCCACCTGTCGGAAGAGGCGGACTGTCTGATTTTGCTTGATGTCAACAATATATATGTCAGCGGTTTTAATCATGATTTTGATCCAAAAACCTATATTGATTATATGGACCCACAGCGAATTTGCCAGATTCATCTGGCTGGGCACGAAAATAATGGTGATTATATTATTGATACGCACGACCACCCGGTCATTGACGATGTCTGGGAGCTTTATGACTATACTGTCCGAAAACTTGGGCATATTACCACCATGATTGAACGGGACGATCATATCCCGCCGCTTGCCGAATTAATTGAGGAAGTGAAGCGGGCAAGGGCCATCGGTGAGAGGCAATGTTAA
- the ggt gene encoding gamma-glutamyltransferase, protein MKLKFLILVVSFVSFCVPSTFAQQTPRIDTKDRFVPVIGRNGMVTSREKMATQIGVDILKKGGNAVDAAVAVGFALAVTYPQAGNIGGGGFMVIHLAKENKSIALDYREMAPGAAHRDMYLNEDGSVDDARSKYTAKASGVPGTVAGMIHALNNYGTMSLKEVMQPAYNLAKNGFPVYNYLESSLNNRKEVLIKNEAAAKIFYKKDGSSYKYGEVLKQADLAWTLNQIMNGGRDAFYKGEIAKRIVADQKVQDGLITMDDMAAYKVVEREPIIGTYKGYKVVTMPPPSSGGVHLVQLMNMLENDDLSSMGHNSAATLHLYIEAMRQVYADRSKYLGDPDFVDVPVADLTSKKYAQLIRAQIPMDKARRSSDIAPALNLVSESPDTTHFSVMDKDGNAVSNTYTLNFSYGNHKVAAGTGIVMNNEMDDFSAKPGTPNGYGLIGGEANSVQPRKRPLSSMTPTIVLKDDKPYFVTGSPGGSTIITVVFQSIMNTLEFNMNAMQSLAVPRIHHQWLPDVVMMEDGISKDTKDILVKMGHIIAPREITIGSLSSIMYRDGIFYGAADTRSMDAAAIGY, encoded by the coding sequence ATGAAATTAAAGTTTTTAATATTGGTGGTCAGTTTCGTAAGTTTTTGCGTTCCGTCCACTTTTGCGCAGCAAACGCCGCGCATAGATACAAAAGACCGATTTGTTCCGGTAATCGGACGAAACGGCATGGTCACATCCCGTGAAAAAATGGCAACTCAAATTGGCGTGGATATCCTGAAAAAAGGCGGCAATGCCGTTGATGCGGCGGTGGCTGTCGGCTTTGCCCTTGCTGTTACTTATCCACAGGCCGGTAATATAGGCGGTGGCGGCTTTATGGTCATTCATTTAGCCAAAGAAAATAAGTCGATTGCCTTAGATTACCGTGAAATGGCCCCGGGGGCGGCGCACCGTGATATGTATCTGAATGAAGACGGCAGTGTTGACGATGCCCGTTCAAAATACACAGCCAAAGCATCCGGAGTGCCCGGCACTGTTGCCGGCATGATTCATGCACTTAATAATTACGGGACCATGTCTTTAAAGGAAGTGATGCAACCGGCCTATAATCTCGCTAAAAATGGCTTCCCGGTATACAATTATCTTGAAAGCTCCTTAAATAACAGGAAAGAGGTCCTGATAAAAAATGAAGCTGCCGCCAAAATATTCTATAAAAAGGACGGCTCTTCCTATAAGTATGGCGAAGTTCTCAAACAGGCTGATCTCGCCTGGACGCTTAATCAGATAATGAACGGTGGCAGAGATGCTTTTTATAAAGGTGAAATTGCCAAGCGCATTGTAGCTGACCAGAAAGTTCAGGACGGCTTGATCACCATGGACGATATGGCAGCCTATAAAGTGGTGGAACGTGAGCCAATTATCGGAACTTATAAAGGGTATAAGGTTGTAACCATGCCTCCACCTTCATCCGGCGGGGTTCATCTGGTGCAATTGATGAATATGCTGGAAAATGATGATCTTAGTTCAATGGGACATAATAGTGCTGCAACACTTCACCTTTATATTGAAGCCATGCGTCAGGTATACGCAGATCGCAGTAAATATCTTGGCGATCCGGATTTTGTTGATGTACCTGTTGCGGATCTGACCAGCAAAAAATATGCACAGCTGATCCGGGCACAAATCCCGATGGACAAGGCCCGTCGCTCTAGTGATATTGCACCGGCGCTTAACCTAGTTAGTGAAAGCCCGGATACAACGCATTTTTCCGTTATGGATAAAGACGGTAATGCCGTCAGCAACACATATACGCTGAACTTCAGTTATGGTAACCATAAAGTGGCAGCAGGCACCGGCATTGTGATGAATAATGAAATGGATGACTTTTCTGCCAAGCCGGGAACACCGAATGGATATGGCTTGATCGGTGGTGAGGCAAATTCGGTCCAACCCCGTAAACGGCCGCTATCATCAATGACACCGACCATCGTACTGAAAGATGACAAACCTTATTTTGTTACCGGCAGTCCGGGAGGAAGCACAATCATTACAGTCGTGTTCCAGTCAATTATGAACACACTGGAATTTAATATGAATGCGATGCAGTCGCTGGCTGTGCCGCGTATTCATCATCAATGGCTTCCTGATGTGGTCATGATGGAAGATGGCATCAGCAAGGATACTAAAGATATCCTTGTTAAAATGGGGCACATTATTGCTCCAAGGGAAATAACCATTGGTTCCCTTTCATCCATAATGTACAGGGATGGAATATTCTACGGGGCAGCCGATACCCGAAGCATGGATGCTGCTGCCATCGGCTATTAA
- a CDS encoding sodium:proton antiporter → MSIMTVTSIVVTICALFSYLNYKYIKLPVTIGIMAIALIFSTLIMLLEGVGLNIAPTVNSIMGDIDFSKAVLDGMLSFLLFAGSLHVPGKVLHQEKYVVGILALLGTSFSTMLVATLVYNLFPMLGFEISFINCILFGALVSPTDPIAVMAILRKAGVSKPLETKVVGESLFNDGIAIVIFLTVLSISTEGAATPGHVAMLFLEEAVGGVILGIVLGSICLAMVRTVDNYHVVVFITLATVMGGYEIAKAIHTSGPIAMVVAGLIVGNIGRSKAMSEKTKEILDNFWELIDEFLNAILFMLVGFSLLIVEFNQSALVAGVIMVPSLLCIRYLSVFIPVTILQRFRSFSPGTVNILTWGGLRGGLSLAMCLSLPANDLRDFMLLVVYCIVLFSILVQALTIGKLAARYTAPNE, encoded by the coding sequence ATGAGCATTATGACTGTGACAAGTATTGTGGTCACGATTTGCGCTTTATTCTCTTATCTAAATTATAAGTATATTAAACTTCCGGTTACTATCGGCATTATGGCCATAGCACTGATTTTTTCGACACTTATTATGCTGTTGGAGGGTGTGGGGCTAAATATTGCACCTACTGTAAACTCAATTATGGGTGACATTGACTTTTCTAAAGCTGTTCTGGATGGCATGCTCAGCTTCCTGCTTTTTGCAGGCTCGCTTCATGTACCCGGAAAAGTACTGCACCAGGAAAAATATGTTGTTGGAATTCTTGCCCTTCTCGGGACTTCATTCTCAACCATGCTGGTGGCAACACTGGTTTATAACCTGTTCCCGATGCTTGGTTTCGAAATTTCATTTATCAACTGTATTCTTTTCGGCGCACTTGTATCACCGACAGACCCGATTGCGGTTATGGCCATCTTGAGAAAAGCCGGCGTTTCCAAGCCACTTGAAACAAAAGTGGTTGGTGAATCCCTCTTTAACGATGGTATCGCTATCGTGATTTTCTTGACCGTTCTGTCCATCAGCACTGAAGGTGCCGCAACCCCGGGCCATGTGGCGATGCTCTTCCTGGAAGAAGCTGTTGGCGGTGTTATTCTTGGTATTGTCCTCGGGTCCATCTGTCTGGCCATGGTCCGTACAGTTGACAACTATCATGTGGTTGTCTTTATCACTTTGGCCACTGTTATGGGCGGATATGAAATCGCAAAAGCAATTCATACATCTGGTCCGATTGCCATGGTTGTTGCAGGACTTATTGTTGGTAATATCGGCCGTTCAAAAGCCATGTCTGAAAAAACCAAGGAAATTCTCGACAACTTTTGGGAACTGATTGACGAATTCCTGAACGCAATTCTGTTCATGCTTGTCGGTTTCAGCCTGCTGATCGTTGAATTTAATCAGTCAGCTCTTGTCGCGGGTGTCATCATGGTTCCGTCTCTACTTTGCATCCGTTACCTGTCGGTCTTTATCCCGGTAACCATTCTGCAAAGATTTAGAAGCTTTAGCCCAGGCACGGTCAACATCCTGACCTGGGGTGGCCTCAGAGGCGGATTGTCATTGGCAATGTGTCTGTCACTACCGGCAAATGACCTGCGTGACTTCATGCTGCTTGTTGTATATTGTATTGTGCTATTCTCAATTCTGGTACAGGCACTCACAATCGGTAAACTTGCAGCAAGATACACTGCACCAAATGAATAA
- a CDS encoding DNA-binding domain-containing protein, with translation MLKVLQTKFKAAVMQDAKDAFLLEIEEGGKIGPEMRLHIYAHAYKSRLVETLVEDFPVLHSLVGDDMFEDICLGYIDSYPSTHPSLRYFGQHMVQFLMETEAYSGIIPAIEMADFEWNFNDVFDAPDAGAVSVEDVAKIPAQAWTTLRIHLQPSFIMSRYKWNTPAVWSTVSDENDDHPIMPEEYPKISNCIQWKSDLKCFFRTVPDDEAALLNLAKENKSFPDLCEQLLDEYGEAASMRAAELFKGWILEGLVCELEYLKV, from the coding sequence ATGTTAAAGGTTCTTCAGACAAAGTTTAAAGCGGCGGTCATGCAGGATGCAAAAGACGCCTTTCTGCTGGAAATTGAGGAAGGCGGAAAAATCGGACCCGAAATGCGGCTTCATATTTATGCGCATGCTTATAAATCAAGACTGGTCGAAACCCTTGTCGAAGATTTCCCGGTTCTCCATTCACTGGTGGGGGATGATATGTTTGAAGATATCTGCCTTGGGTATATTGACAGCTATCCTTCAACCCACCCCTCGTTACGCTATTTTGGGCAGCATATGGTTCAATTTCTGATGGAAACGGAAGCCTATTCAGGCATTATTCCGGCAATTGAAATGGCAGACTTTGAATGGAATTTCAATGATGTGTTTGATGCCCCTGATGCCGGGGCAGTCAGTGTTGAGGATGTCGCAAAAATCCCGGCGCAGGCGTGGACCACTCTTCGCATACATTTACAACCTTCCTTCATTATGAGCCGCTATAAATGGAATACGCCGGCGGTCTGGTCAACGGTCAGTGATGAAAATGATGATCATCCGATTATGCCTGAAGAATATCCGAAAATATCAAACTGTATTCAGTGGAAGTCGGATTTAAAATGTTTTTTCCGTACGGTTCCTGATGATGAAGCAGCTCTTCTTAATCTGGCAAAAGAAAATAAAAGCTTTCCTGATTTATGTGAACAGTTGCTTGATGAGTATGGTGAAGCCGCATCAATGCGGGCGGCAGAACTTTTCAAGGGTTGGATACTGGAAGGGCTGGTTTGTGAACTTGAATATCTGAAAGTCTAA
- a CDS encoding mechanosensitive ion channel, with product MEESVTQYTDMIVELGTQYGLNIIFAILILIIGFWIAGRIKNMVMKVCSKSQKIDDTLAVFFSSLARYIIIIFTILAVLDRFGVETASLIAILGAASLAIGLALQGTLSNVAAGVMLLIFRPFKVGEFIEGAGHAGTVKALGLFVTEMATGDNVKIIIPNSQIWGSSIKNFSANENRRVDLLIGIGYDDDIDKAIAEIGAVLDADDRVLKDPASAIFVGELGASSVDIVVRAWTANANYWPLKAALTKNIKHRFDEKDINIPYPQRDVHIVSSVK from the coding sequence ATGGAAGAAAGCGTTACACAATATACGGATATGATTGTTGAGCTGGGCACTCAATACGGACTTAATATAATCTTTGCTATTCTTATTCTGATCATTGGTTTCTGGATCGCTGGACGCATCAAAAACATGGTTATGAAAGTTTGCTCAAAAAGTCAGAAAATAGACGATACTTTGGCCGTTTTTTTCTCAAGTCTCGCCCGGTATATAATCATAATATTTACCATACTTGCCGTATTGGACAGGTTTGGTGTTGAAACAGCAAGTCTTATTGCCATACTTGGTGCCGCATCCCTGGCAATCGGGCTGGCGCTGCAAGGTACACTCAGCAATGTTGCCGCAGGTGTTATGCTGCTTATCTTCCGCCCCTTCAAGGTAGGAGAATTTATCGAAGGTGCCGGCCACGCCGGAACTGTTAAAGCCCTTGGCCTTTTTGTGACTGAAATGGCAACAGGGGACAATGTAAAAATCATCATCCCAAACAGTCAGATCTGGGGATCATCAATTAAGAATTTCTCTGCCAATGAAAACCGTCGCGTCGATCTGCTGATCGGTATTGGATATGACGACGATATTGATAAGGCTATAGCAGAAATCGGTGCCGTACTGGATGCGGATGACCGGGTATTGAAGGACCCTGCTTCAGCAATTTTTGTTGGTGAGCTAGGCGCGAGTTCAGTTGATATTGTTGTTCGCGCCTGGACAGCAAACGCCAATTACTGGCCACTTAAGGCAGCACTGACAAAAAACATCAAGCATCGTTTTGATGAAAAAGACATCAACATTCCTTATCCGCAACGGGATGTTCATATTGTCTCAAGCGTGAAATAA
- a CDS encoding iron-sulfur cluster assembly scaffold protein, protein MIDKLYQKTILKHASNACAHGALEDADHSVTVHNPMCGDRIKVYIKLQDGTLTDFSHEAKACALCQASASVLGEHYLGLTEKTLNELLDKIKTSLENIEGPEHNDWPDNKWQDMDVFNVVRDHKSRRTCVTLPFDALLQAFKEVD, encoded by the coding sequence ATGATCGACAAGCTATATCAGAAAACCATTCTTAAACACGCATCCAATGCCTGCGCCCACGGTGCATTGGAAGATGCGGACCACAGTGTCACAGTTCATAATCCCATGTGCGGTGACCGGATAAAGGTCTATATTAAGCTTCAGGACGGAACATTAACTGACTTCAGCCACGAAGCAAAAGCATGCGCCCTGTGTCAGGCTAGCGCCTCGGTTCTCGGCGAACATTATCTTGGGTTAACAGAAAAAACACTGAACGAGTTACTTGATAAAATCAAAACCTCGCTTGAAAATATCGAAGGGCCGGAACATAACGATTGGCCGGATAATAAGTGGCAGGATATGGATGTTTTTAATGTGGTCAGAGACCATAAAAGCAGGCGGACTTGCGTGACATTGCCGTTTGATGCACTTTTGCAGGCGTTTAAAGAAGTCGATTAG
- a CDS encoding histidine kinase: MANFFERQLKKKESLFWKLQIAGWLAFGATRALSLFADRESFVFQITVITSVLSGFIITVILRLIYRRLKNSDLPPLTMVLSIITCIVISALILSAIDTWVVQQTFYINIRLYEFVIGRALYDLFVLMIWTGAYFIVNYQFLLMEQKEKYLQAVAQAHQSQLQMLRYQINPHFLFNTLNAISTLVLDKQSKEANGMLTKLSAFLRFSLVNQPTQKITIDEEVYALWLYLDIEKVRFEDRLQLDFQISDDAKKALIPSLLLQPLVENAIKYAIAPMEKGGTIYLKADRDGDRLKIILADTGPGLSDQPAKHKFNENSSGVGLVNTKNRLNQLYPANHTIDIRNREEGGLQIIIDIPFELEEALDHAE, encoded by the coding sequence TTGGCTAATTTCTTTGAAAGACAATTAAAGAAAAAAGAAAGCTTATTCTGGAAATTACAGATCGCGGGATGGCTTGCCTTTGGCGCTACCCGCGCTTTAAGTTTGTTTGCTGACCGTGAAAGTTTTGTTTTCCAGATCACGGTTATCACGTCCGTTTTAAGTGGTTTTATTATAACCGTCATTCTCAGGTTAATTTACAGAAGACTTAAAAATAGTGATCTTCCACCTTTAACAATGGTCCTTTCCATTATTACTTGTATCGTGATCTCTGCCCTTATTTTAAGCGCTATCGATACCTGGGTGGTCCAGCAGACTTTCTATATCAATATCAGGCTTTATGAATTTGTTATTGGCCGTGCACTGTATGACCTCTTTGTGCTGATGATCTGGACCGGTGCCTATTTCATTGTCAATTACCAATTCCTTTTGATGGAACAAAAAGAAAAATATTTACAAGCCGTCGCCCAGGCTCATCAATCGCAGCTTCAAATGCTTCGCTATCAGATCAACCCACATTTCCTATTCAATACATTAAATGCCATTTCAACCTTGGTCCTTGATAAACAGTCAAAAGAAGCAAACGGCATGCTGACCAAGCTAAGTGCTTTTTTACGGTTCAGTCTGGTTAATCAGCCAACTCAGAAAATTACCATTGATGAGGAGGTTTATGCACTCTGGCTTTATCTGGATATTGAGAAAGTCAGGTTCGAGGATCGCCTGCAACTGGATTTTCAGATTTCGGACGATGCAAAAAAGGCTCTGATCCCGAGCCTGTTGCTCCAGCCATTGGTCGAAAATGCCATAAAATATGCCATCGCGCCTATGGAAAAGGGTGGCACTATTTATCTTAAAGCCGATCGTGATGGTGATCGATTAAAAATTATATTAGCCGATACCGGACCCGGTTTATCAGATCAACCGGCCAAACATAAATTTAATGAAAATTCAAGTGGCGTCGGACTGGTCAATACCAAAAACAGGCTTAATCAGCTTTATCCCGCTAATCACACAATTGATATCCGAAACCGCGAGGAAGGTGGACTTCAGATAATAATTGATATTCCATTTGAATTGGAGGAAGCTTTGGATCATGCAGAATAA
- a CDS encoding GcrA family cell cycle regulator, which translates to MMAWTDDRVEKLRELWDKGLSASQIAKELAEGVTRNAVIGKAHRMGLASRPSPVKADPAKRAAATSKKKAAPTNKKEKVKSTPSSGKVTILDLTESMCKWPIGHPGEPNFHFCGKPSQPTFPYCAAHCVEAYQVQQPRRSRRNTRRRIMATPVK; encoded by the coding sequence ATGATGGCTTGGACAGATGATCGCGTTGAAAAACTCCGTGAACTTTGGGACAAAGGGTTAAGCGCGAGCCAAATAGCCAAGGAACTTGCCGAAGGTGTAACAAGAAATGCGGTGATCGGAAAAGCACACCGTATGGGTCTGGCCTCACGTCCGTCACCGGTTAAAGCAGACCCGGCCAAGCGTGCAGCTGCGACGTCCAAGAAAAAAGCAGCCCCGACCAACAAGAAGGAAAAAGTTAAGTCAACCCCTTCTTCAGGAAAAGTGACCATTCTAGATCTGACAGAAAGCATGTGTAAATGGCCGATCGGTCATCCGGGCGAGCCTAATTTTCATTTTTGCGGAAAGCCTTCGCAGCCGACATTCCCTTATTGTGCAGCGCATTGTGTTGAAGCCTATCAGGTTCAGCAACCACGCCGTTCACGTCGTAATACCCGCCGCCGGATTATGGCGACCCCGGTAAAATAA
- the ggt gene encoding gamma-glutamyltransferase, producing the protein MSNGIKYLLAAIVGGALVFMYPMLQNNGGGNEAAVKSAAISYPRVSDSEYKLPEFSSRDGFVPVVGRHGMVSARESIATEIGADILRKGGNAIDAAAAVGFAMAVTYPQAGNIGGGGFMVIHLAKENKEIAIDYREMSAGAARHDLYVEDGKVNQTLAKYSRKSSGVPGTVAGLALAVEKYGTMSLADVVAPAYKLAHEGVPVYTQLEVSLARSKERLGADPAASKVFYKADGSNYRTGEILKQEDLAVSLKAIMDEGTSAFYTGSIAEKIAADMAANDGIITMDDMAAYKVYEREPVRGTYKGYDIVTMPPPSSGGVHMIEMMNMLENDNLKAKGHNSAAVLHLYIEAMRQAYADRSLYAGDPAFFDIPVAALIDKKYAAEMRARIPMDRARASSEVAPTKDLPYESPQTTHYSVMDSEGNAVSNTYTLNFGFGNGIMATGTGILLNNELDDFDALPYEPDENGNISGKANAQEPHKRPRSSMTPTIVLKDGVPFLITGSPGGGTIINTVFQTVMNVLEFDMNVAAASSKARINHQWMPDMTTIESGVSQDTLDILKAMGHKFNAGERTLGSTNSIIYEDGYYYGAADPRSMDALTIGIN; encoded by the coding sequence ATGAGTAATGGCATTAAATATTTGCTCGCCGCCATCGTCGGTGGCGCATTGGTCTTTATGTATCCAATGCTGCAAAATAACGGGGGCGGTAATGAAGCGGCCGTAAAGTCGGCGGCAATTAGTTATCCGAGAGTTTCGGATTCTGAATATAAACTTCCAGAATTCAGTTCCAGAGATGGTTTTGTACCCGTCGTAGGACGTCATGGCATGGTCAGTGCACGTGAATCCATTGCAACAGAAATTGGCGCTGATATTTTAAGAAAAGGCGGAAATGCGATTGATGCAGCTGCGGCAGTTGGCTTTGCGATGGCTGTTACTTACCCGCAGGCAGGTAATATTGGTGGTGGCGGGTTTATGGTGATCCATCTTGCCAAGGAAAATAAGGAAATTGCCATTGATTACCGTGAAATGTCCGCTGGTGCGGCAAGACATGATCTTTATGTTGAAGACGGTAAAGTTAATCAGACACTCGCCAAATACAGCCGTAAATCATCCGGTGTGCCGGGTACGGTTGCCGGACTTGCATTGGCTGTTGAGAAATATGGCACCATGAGCCTGGCCGATGTTGTTGCACCGGCCTATAAACTGGCCCATGAAGGTGTCCCGGTTTATACCCAGCTTGAAGTTTCCCTGGCAAGGAGCAAGGAACGTCTGGGGGCTGATCCTGCCGCTTCAAAAGTATTCTATAAGGCTGACGGCAGCAATTACCGCACAGGTGAAATTTTAAAGCAGGAAGACCTTGCCGTTTCACTAAAAGCGATTATGGATGAGGGGACAAGCGCCTTTTATACAGGATCAATTGCAGAAAAAATTGCCGCTGATATGGCGGCAAATGACGGTATCATCACAATGGATGATATGGCGGCTTATAAGGTTTACGAACGTGAACCTGTCAGGGGCACCTATAAAGGTTATGATATTGTGACAATGCCGCCTCCATCATCCGGTGGTGTTCATATGATTGAAATGATGAACATGCTTGAAAATGATAATCTTAAAGCAAAGGGCCATAATAGTGCGGCAGTTCTCCATCTTTATATTGAAGCCATGAGACAGGCATATGCCGACCGTAGTCTTTATGCGGGTGACCCGGCATTCTTTGATATTCCGGTTGCGGCCTTGATTGATAAGAAATATGCAGCTGAAATGCGTGCGCGTATTCCAATGGACCGGGCCCGTGCAAGTTCCGAAGTCGCCCCGACCAAAGACCTTCCTTATGAAAGTCCGCAAACTACACATTATTCGGTTATGGATAGTGAAGGCAATGCTGTCAGCAATACCTATACTCTGAATTTTGGTTTCGGAAACGGTATTATGGCAACAGGAACAGGCATCTTGCTGAATAACGAGCTTGATGACTTTGATGCGCTTCCATATGAGCCTGATGAAAATGGAAATATCAGTGGCAAGGCCAATGCACAGGAGCCACATAAGCGTCCCCGTTCTTCCATGACACCAACAATTGTCCTGAAAGATGGTGTTCCTTTCCTGATTACTGGAAGCCCAGGGGGCGGTACAATTATCAATACCGTTTTCCAGACAGTGATGAACGTGCTTGAATTTGATATGAATGTGGCGGCGGCTTCAAGTAAAGCCAGGATCAATCATCAATGGATGCCGGATATGACAACAATTGAAAGTGGTGTCAGTCAGGATACGCTCGATATTCTGAAAGCCATGGGACATAAATTCAATGCCGGGGAAAGAACTTTGGGTAGTACCAATTCCATCATTTATGAAGATGGCTATTATTATGGTGCTGCTGACCCAAGAAGCATGGATGCCCTGACCATCGGCATTAACTGA